A portion of the Bacillus thuringiensis genome contains these proteins:
- a CDS encoding GNAT family N-acetyltransferase: MKLETERLYIVPCTEERIQIANEQGYNSGPHIVWHVKNVKQDVALLPWGAWYVLRKEDDSVLGDIGFKGGPNENQTVEIGYGFIEKYWNMGYATEAVRELIDWAFKTGEVETIIAETLLDNYSSIRVLEKLHMKRVNATETMINWKIEK; encoded by the coding sequence ATGAAATTAGAAACAGAAAGGCTCTATATAGTGCCGTGTACAGAAGAGAGAATTCAAATTGCTAACGAGCAAGGATACAATAGCGGTCCGCATATTGTATGGCATGTAAAGAATGTAAAACAAGATGTGGCTTTATTACCATGGGGGGCGTGGTATGTTCTTCGGAAAGAAGATGATAGCGTTTTAGGTGATATTGGATTTAAAGGTGGACCAAACGAGAATCAAACAGTGGAAATTGGCTATGGATTTATTGAGAAATATTGGAATATGGGCTATGCAACAGAAGCTGTAAGAGAACTAATCGATTGGGCTTTCAAAACAGGAGAGGTAGAAACAATAATTGCAGAGACACTTCTAGATAATTATAGTTCGATTCGTGTTTTAGAAAAGTTACATATGAAGAGAGTAAATGCTACAGAAACGATGATTAATTGGAAAATAGAAAAATAA
- a CDS encoding amino acid permease encodes MNSATNQSTSKTQTTQGQGELKRGLKSRHLTMISLGGTIGTGLFLASGGVIHTAGPGGALIAYAAIGIMVYFLMTSLAELAAYMPVTGSFSTYATKFVDPSLGFALGWNYWYNWAITIAAELAAVTLIMKFWFPDTPSLIWSGLCLAIIFLLNYLSVKGFGESEYWFALIKVVTIIIFLIVGFMMIFGIMGGETVGFKNFTVADAPFNGGIMAIIGVFMAAGFSFQGTELLGVAAGETSDPERNIPKAIRSIFWRILLFYILAILVIGLLIPYTTESLAASDVTVSPFTLIFEKAGVAFAASVMNAVILTAVLSAGNSGMYASTRMLWDLARQGKAPKFLGKLDSRGVPVNALIVTSIVGSIAFIASLFGDGVVYIWLLNASGMSGFIAWVGIAISHYRFRKAYIAQGKDLKDLPYRAKWFPFGPIFAFTLCIIVILGQNYGAFMGEAIDWNGVLVSYIGLPLFLVLWLGYKFTKKTKVIPLDKCELK; translated from the coding sequence ATGAATAGCGCAACAAATCAATCTACCTCTAAAACGCAAACTACACAAGGACAAGGTGAATTAAAACGCGGATTAAAATCTCGTCACCTTACGATGATTTCTCTCGGTGGTACAATTGGTACCGGACTATTTCTTGCCAGCGGTGGTGTCATCCATACAGCTGGACCTGGTGGCGCATTAATTGCATACGCCGCAATTGGAATTATGGTTTATTTTTTAATGACAAGCTTAGCTGAACTTGCAGCTTACATGCCTGTTACTGGATCTTTTAGCACGTATGCAACAAAATTTGTTGATCCATCACTTGGCTTTGCACTTGGATGGAACTATTGGTATAACTGGGCAATTACGATTGCTGCTGAACTTGCAGCCGTAACATTAATTATGAAATTTTGGTTCCCAGATACCCCTTCTCTTATTTGGAGCGGATTATGTTTAGCTATTATTTTCCTTTTAAACTATTTATCTGTTAAAGGGTTTGGTGAATCTGAATATTGGTTCGCACTTATTAAAGTAGTTACGATTATTATCTTTTTAATTGTTGGTTTCATGATGATTTTTGGAATTATGGGCGGTGAAACGGTTGGCTTTAAAAACTTCACTGTTGCAGATGCACCATTTAACGGCGGTATCATGGCAATTATCGGTGTATTTATGGCAGCTGGTTTCTCATTCCAAGGTACTGAACTATTAGGAGTAGCTGCTGGTGAAACGTCTGATCCAGAACGTAATATCCCAAAAGCAATTCGTTCAATCTTTTGGCGTATTCTTTTATTCTATATCCTTGCGATTCTCGTTATTGGTTTATTAATTCCTTATACAACTGAAAGCCTTGCTGCAAGTGATGTTACAGTAAGTCCGTTTACACTTATTTTTGAAAAAGCGGGCGTTGCCTTTGCTGCTTCTGTTATGAACGCTGTTATTTTAACTGCTGTACTATCTGCTGGTAACTCTGGTATGTATGCATCAACTCGTATGCTTTGGGATTTAGCTCGCCAAGGAAAAGCACCAAAGTTTCTTGGTAAATTAGATAGCCGCGGTGTACCTGTTAACGCGCTAATCGTAACGTCAATTGTTGGTAGTATTGCTTTCATTGCTTCTTTATTCGGTGATGGTGTTGTATACATTTGGTTATTAAACGCATCTGGAATGTCTGGTTTTATCGCATGGGTCGGAATTGCAATTAGTCATTACCGTTTCCGCAAAGCATATATCGCACAAGGAAAAGATTTAAAAGACTTACCCTATAGAGCAAAATGGTTCCCATTCGGTCCAATCTTCGCATTTACACTTTGTATCATCGTAATTTTAGGACAAAACTACGGCGCATTTATGGGTGAAGCAATTGATTGGAACGGTGTACTCGTTTCTTACATCGGTTTACCACTCTTCTTAGTACTATGGTTAGGTTATAAATTTACGAAAAAAACAAAAGTGATTCCACTTGATAAATGTGAACTAAAATAA
- a CDS encoding iron-sulfur cluster biosynthesis family protein — MNIRITDEAKAAIHRLELEDKKIVRIRGTMTNSCSIFVDVDLIWDTYNADDVVYEDAELIVQMDSFTKDYTGDTVKLDYKTTGFSITTPSETLVYGLSIKK, encoded by the coding sequence ATGAACATTCGTATTACTGATGAAGCAAAAGCAGCTATACATAGATTAGAACTTGAAGATAAAAAGATCGTTCGCATTAGAGGAACAATGACGAACTCTTGTAGTATTTTCGTTGATGTCGATTTAATTTGGGATACATATAACGCAGATGATGTTGTATATGAAGATGCAGAGCTTATCGTACAAATGGATTCATTCACGAAAGACTACACTGGTGATACGGTGAAACTTGATTATAAGACGACAGGTTTTAGTATTACGACTCCGAGTGAGACGTTAGTTTATGGATTGTCGATAAAAAAATAA
- a CDS encoding DNA alkylation repair protein, whose protein sequence is MGNYVPLKFLFNEELAEKIADSICKHDPNFSKRIFVDSVTYKVENLELKQRIEVMADELHNALQKDFNEAIHILLKTLGPENTTEVGTFTNGYMYMPLAKYVEKYGLYDFETSFNAMYEITKRNTAEYAIRPFLETYHEDTLNILQQWIHDENSHIRRLVSEGTRPRLPWAKKTGALKGDFKYNLQLLEPLMNDPSKYVQKSVANHINDITKEDKELVFQWLQQLRDKQHPVNAWIIKHGLRTVIKSDALPKDFSF, encoded by the coding sequence ATGGGTAATTATGTTCCGTTAAAATTTTTATTTAATGAAGAATTAGCAGAAAAAATAGCTGATTCTATTTGTAAACACGATCCTAATTTTTCTAAAAGAATCTTTGTGGATTCTGTAACATATAAAGTTGAAAATTTAGAGTTAAAACAACGTATTGAAGTAATGGCAGATGAATTACACAATGCTTTACAAAAAGATTTTAATGAAGCAATACATATATTACTGAAAACATTAGGACCAGAAAATACAACAGAAGTAGGCACATTTACAAATGGATATATGTACATGCCTCTTGCAAAATACGTTGAAAAATATGGACTTTACGATTTTGAAACCTCGTTCAATGCAATGTATGAAATAACGAAAAGGAATACTGCTGAATATGCCATTCGGCCCTTTCTTGAAACATACCATGAAGATACACTAAACATATTACAACAGTGGATTCATGACGAAAACAGCCACATTAGGAGATTAGTTTCTGAAGGTACAAGACCAAGGCTTCCTTGGGCTAAAAAAACAGGAGCTCTAAAAGGTGATTTTAAGTACAATTTACAGCTTCTTGAACCATTAATGAATGACCCTTCTAAATATGTTCAAAAATCTGTAGCCAATCATATTAACGATATTACGAAAGAAGATAAAGAACTCGTTTTTCAGTGGTTACAGCAATTACGTGATAAACAGCATCCTGTTAACGCTTGGATTATAAAACATGGGTTAAGAACGGTGATAAAAAGTGATGCTTTGCCAAAAGATTTTTCTTTTTAA
- a CDS encoding class I SAM-dependent methyltransferase, with protein sequence MKRDPLFLTLLESANTNFIGWDFSFISETGRMKSEPLPWSYGSTAFQLMQRAESMLDMGTGGGEFLSMLQPFPSTILATEGYAPNVPIARKKLEPFGVTVVAVNDDTVLPFQNRQFDLIINQHESYAASEVNRVLSPSGVFLTQQVGGLDCAELNAQFGSPLNSEFASWSLETACRELKENGFTILEEKEEFPFQRFYDIGAIVYYLKAIPWQIPDFTVERYYEDLYRIHESILQKGYFDVKQHRFMIKAIRD encoded by the coding sequence ATGAAACGTGATCCATTATTTTTAACTTTATTAGAAAGCGCAAATACAAATTTTATTGGCTGGGATTTTTCTTTCATTTCAGAAACAGGTCGAATGAAGAGCGAGCCATTACCATGGTCGTACGGCAGTACTGCTTTTCAGCTTATGCAACGTGCAGAATCAATGCTCGATATGGGTACTGGCGGCGGAGAGTTTTTATCTATGTTACAACCGTTCCCGTCAACTATATTGGCTACTGAGGGCTACGCTCCAAACGTGCCAATTGCTCGAAAGAAGTTAGAGCCTTTTGGAGTTACTGTTGTAGCGGTGAACGATGATACTGTTTTACCATTTCAAAATCGTCAATTTGATTTAATTATAAATCAACATGAATCGTATGCTGCTTCTGAGGTAAACAGAGTCCTTTCTCCAAGTGGCGTTTTTCTTACACAACAAGTTGGTGGTCTTGATTGCGCGGAACTTAATGCGCAGTTTGGCTCACCACTAAATAGCGAATTTGCAAGTTGGTCTCTCGAAACCGCATGCAGGGAGTTAAAGGAAAATGGATTTACTATTTTAGAAGAAAAAGAAGAGTTCCCCTTTCAACGCTTTTATGATATTGGCGCTATCGTCTATTATTTAAAAGCGATTCCGTGGCAAATTCCTGATTTTACTGTTGAAAGGTATTATGAGGATTTATATCGCATACATGAGAGCATCTTACAAAAAGGATATTTTGATGTGAAGCAACATCGATTTATGATTAAGGCGATTCGTGACTAA
- a CDS encoding NUDIX hydrolase: protein MYKYTICFIRKSDKILLLNRNKKPNMGMWNGVGGKIEENETPYDGIIRETFEETGIELSSVTYKGTVVFKGKDEPQASEGMYVFVADLPDGMQMNTPLRTAEGLLEWKEIDWILDGDNRGVVSNLPKYLPIVLTEENKLKHIFTYDNRNIINYTTACLTEDDANKRYEKQLVSQ from the coding sequence ATGTACAAATACACAATTTGCTTTATTAGAAAAAGCGATAAAATACTGCTATTAAATAGAAATAAAAAGCCGAATATGGGGATGTGGAATGGTGTCGGAGGGAAAATAGAAGAGAATGAAACGCCATACGATGGAATAATTAGAGAAACGTTTGAGGAAACGGGCATAGAACTTTCAAGTGTAACGTATAAAGGGACTGTTGTTTTTAAAGGTAAAGATGAGCCCCAGGCTAGTGAAGGAATGTATGTGTTCGTTGCTGATTTGCCAGATGGAATGCAAATGAATACACCATTACGTACGGCTGAAGGATTGTTAGAATGGAAAGAAATTGATTGGATATTAGATGGTGATAATAGAGGAGTAGTTAGCAATTTACCAAAATACTTACCGATAGTATTAACAGAAGAAAATAAGTTAAAACATATATTCACTTACGATAACCGGAATATTATTAATTACACAACTGCATGTTTGACAGAAGATGATGCGAACAAACGATATGAAAAACAACTCGTTTCTCAATAG
- a CDS encoding cephalosporin hydroxylase family protein — translation MDNISNEFLNQYYNSLVWLNDTHWFGVPICKLPSDLFLYQEIIYELKPDLIIECGTFHGGSALYLASMLDLIGKGHVLTIDITPQPNRPSHNRITYLTASSVSVQAIQTIVSMRKPDDVILVILDSDHSKEHVSKELLLYKSIVTTGSYMIVEDTSINGNPLLPYWGPGPMEAVEEFLTKNNNFIIDESKHKFFISFNPKGFLKKIK, via the coding sequence ATCGATAATATAAGCAATGAATTTTTAAACCAATATTACAACAGCCTCGTGTGGTTAAACGATACACACTGGTTCGGGGTTCCAATCTGTAAACTTCCCTCTGATCTCTTTTTGTATCAAGAAATTATTTATGAATTAAAGCCCGATTTAATTATTGAATGCGGGACTTTTCACGGTGGTAGTGCACTGTATTTAGCTTCTATGTTAGATTTAATTGGAAAAGGTCACGTACTTACTATCGATATAACTCCGCAGCCAAATCGGCCATCACATAATCGGATTACGTATTTAACAGCATCTTCTGTTTCTGTGCAGGCCATCCAAACAATAGTAAGTATGCGCAAACCTGATGATGTGATTTTAGTTATTTTAGATTCTGATCATAGTAAAGAGCATGTATCCAAAGAACTCTTACTATATAAATCTATCGTCACTACTGGCAGTTATATGATTGTAGAAGATACCTCCATTAACGGAAATCCGCTTCTTCCCTATTGGGGTCCTGGCCCGATGGAAGCTGTGGAAGAGTTTTTAACTAAAAACAATAACTTCATAATCGACGAGTCTAAACATAAATTTTTCATATCATTTAATCCAAAAGGTTTTTTAAAGAAAATAAAGTGA
- the lepB gene encoding signal peptidase I, giving the protein MKKEIKRGWGKYILFIFVMVIGYHSFTLCKVEGESMQPTLYEEDYVFVNKAVVRLSNLQHGEIVIIKEEDESKYYVKRVIGLPGDVINITNGKVYVNDKKQEEPYTNKDLFNNTQVFYNFQKTKIPPNKLFVMGDNREVSRDSRNGLGYIEEDNIIGKVEFVYYPFSKMKMIE; this is encoded by the coding sequence ATGAAAAAGGAGATTAAGAGAGGCTGGGGAAAGTACATACTATTTATATTTGTGATGGTAATAGGCTACCATTCTTTTACTTTATGTAAAGTGGAAGGCGAATCGATGCAGCCGACTTTATATGAAGAAGACTACGTATTTGTAAATAAAGCAGTAGTACGTCTTTCTAATTTACAGCACGGAGAAATTGTCATTATAAAGGAAGAGGATGAATCGAAATATTATGTGAAACGTGTAATAGGACTTCCTGGTGATGTAATTAACATAACGAATGGAAAGGTATATGTGAACGATAAAAAGCAAGAAGAACCATATACGAACAAAGATTTATTTAACAACACACAAGTGTTTTATAACTTTCAAAAGACAAAAATTCCGCCAAATAAGTTATTTGTAATGGGAGATAACCGCGAAGTGAGTAGAGATAGTCGCAATGGCTTAGGATATATTGAAGAAGATAACATAATTGGCAAGGTGGAATTTGTATATTATCCTTTTTCAAAAATGAAAATGATAGAATAA